From Pedobacter cryoconitis, one genomic window encodes:
- a CDS encoding RagB/SusD family nutrient uptake outer membrane protein codes for MKKIFLLTTAFAAMLATVSCTKLDVKVESQYVKDNFPTTDADYAALYGTMYSNLSSQFGVPYFRMQEMSTDAAILPARDGNFDDGGQYRQLHYHTWTFDHPNVKTIWEWGFGGINNCNRLISVTNASSVSDAKKASGVTEIKTMRALYYFLMMDLYGNIPIIDKFPVEAGALPGTTSRDKVFEFIEKELLAVIPGLPQKTGANQKLLYGKPTRGTAFALLAKMYLNSQVYTGKPRYADAVAMADSVMKNTTYQLDPKYSDIFDVNNGPQITETIFAIPYDQQIPGNQMTRFGFYPALAAAYGIPGVGFSISMSTTPEYYDRFNLANDIRKSFWLVGPQFAPDANRKPDLTKPVYIAGTTQQIVLTRDLILKPGKPMDVGNTVADQAKGIRSVKYWPDVNAIQATRLNGNDMPFLRLADVMLMKAEAILRGASPTAVNGEMQTPLILVNKIRARAGAEAATSVDLESLLDERARELSWEAWRRNDLIRYGLFEKEYPLQNDVLSMNKDATRRLYPIPATELQLNSNLRQNPGY; via the coding sequence ATGAAAAAGATATTTTTATTAACGACGGCATTTGCTGCCATGTTAGCCACTGTATCCTGCACAAAACTGGATGTAAAAGTGGAATCTCAATATGTAAAAGATAACTTTCCTACTACTGACGCTGATTACGCGGCTTTGTATGGAACGATGTATTCAAACCTTTCTTCTCAATTTGGGGTACCTTATTTCAGAATGCAGGAAATGTCAACTGACGCTGCAATCTTACCGGCAAGAGACGGGAATTTTGATGATGGCGGGCAATATAGACAGTTACATTACCATACCTGGACATTTGATCATCCTAACGTGAAAACAATCTGGGAATGGGGATTTGGAGGGATTAACAATTGTAACCGCTTAATTTCTGTGACCAATGCCTCTTCTGTATCTGATGCGAAAAAAGCTTCCGGAGTAACAGAAATAAAAACCATGAGGGCATTGTACTACTTTTTAATGATGGATCTTTATGGTAATATCCCTATCATCGATAAGTTTCCGGTAGAAGCGGGTGCTTTGCCTGGTACAACGAGCAGAGATAAAGTATTCGAATTTATCGAGAAAGAATTGCTGGCGGTTATTCCTGGTTTACCTCAGAAAACAGGAGCGAATCAGAAGTTGCTTTATGGAAAACCAACACGTGGAACAGCTTTCGCTTTGCTGGCTAAAATGTATCTGAATTCACAGGTTTACACTGGGAAACCTAGATATGCGGATGCTGTAGCGATGGCAGATAGTGTCATGAAAAATACAACTTATCAGCTGGACCCTAAGTATTCTGATATTTTTGATGTCAACAACGGCCCTCAAATCACGGAAACAATATTTGCTATTCCTTATGATCAGCAGATTCCGGGTAACCAGATGACCAGGTTCGGATTCTATCCTGCACTGGCAGCTGCTTACGGGATACCGGGAGTAGGTTTTAGTATCTCTATGAGTACAACACCAGAATATTATGACCGCTTTAATCTGGCGAATGATATCAGAAAAAGTTTTTGGTTGGTTGGGCCCCAATTTGCACCAGATGCAAACAGAAAACCTGACTTGACAAAGCCAGTATATATTGCAGGTACGACACAACAAATTGTATTGACACGTGATCTGATCCTTAAACCAGGTAAACCAATGGATGTGGGAAATACCGTAGCTGATCAGGCGAAAGGAATCCGTTCAGTTAAATACTGGCCGGACGTGAATGCGATACAAGCTACACGTTTGAACGGTAATGACATGCCTTTTTTACGTTTAGCAGATGTCATGCTGATGAAAGCAGAAGCTATTTTGCGTGGTGCTTCGCCAACGGCAGTGAATGGAGAAATGCAGACACCACTTATCTTAGTGAATAAAATCAGGGCAAGAGCAGGTGCAGAAGCAGCAACAAGCGTTGATTTAGAATCCTTATTGGACGAAAGAGCAAGAGAGCTGAGCTGGGAAGCCTGGAGAAGGAATGACTTGATTCGTTATGGTTTGTTTGAAAAGGAATATCCTTTGCAAAATGATGTACTTTCGATGAATAAAGATGCTACGAGGAGACTTTATCCAATCCCTGCAACTGAACTGCAATTGAATTCTAATTTAAGACAAAATCCAGGATATTAA
- a CDS encoding phosphatidylinositol-specific phospholipase C1-like protein — translation MIKTVSSALLLFIFPLLIPKDGDNLPINKIQVIGSHNSYKKAIDPHLFGIFRKKDSVSASKIDYEHIGVTQQLDLGLRNLEIDVYADVKGGKYAHPRGLDWAKDQAPYDVEKEMGAPGFKVFHIQDLDFRSDFLTLKGGLSKLRKWSDAHPDHTPIFITLEAKDDKIKGEGFSDPEQFTAETFDQLDKALLDGLGKDKIITPDVVRGNYKTLEAAVSKDNWPLLSAARGKFLFILDQKGEKMELYIKGHPSLKNRVLFVNAAAGRPEAGMMIINNAKDPMIPQLVKKGYIIRTRADSDTQEARRNDRSAFDAACASGAQIITTDYYLKSTHFKSDYAVSFQDGQYFRVNPFFK, via the coding sequence ATGATAAAGACGGTTTCCAGCGCATTGCTATTGTTCATATTTCCGCTATTGATACCAAAAGATGGAGATAATTTACCAATTAATAAGATCCAGGTTATCGGATCACATAACAGTTATAAGAAAGCGATTGATCCACATTTGTTCGGAATATTTAGAAAAAAAGATTCTGTATCGGCCAGCAAGATAGATTATGAACATATCGGCGTAACCCAGCAGCTTGATCTGGGATTAAGAAATCTTGAAATTGATGTGTATGCAGATGTAAAAGGAGGGAAGTACGCACATCCCCGGGGACTGGACTGGGCAAAAGATCAGGCTCCTTACGATGTAGAAAAAGAGATGGGTGCACCGGGTTTTAAAGTTTTTCATATTCAGGATCTGGATTTTAGAAGTGATTTTCTGACCTTGAAAGGTGGACTTTCGAAATTGAGAAAATGGTCGGATGCACATCCGGACCACACGCCCATATTTATCACACTGGAGGCTAAAGACGATAAAATAAAAGGAGAGGGCTTCAGTGATCCTGAACAGTTTACAGCAGAAACATTTGATCAGCTGGACAAGGCACTGCTTGATGGGCTTGGCAAGGATAAGATTATCACACCAGATGTGGTGAGAGGAAATTATAAAACATTGGAAGCCGCAGTTTCAAAAGATAACTGGCCTTTACTTTCAGCAGCAAGAGGAAAGTTCCTCTTCATTCTTGACCAGAAAGGGGAGAAAATGGAACTTTATATCAAAGGACATCCTTCACTCAAAAACAGGGTGTTATTTGTAAATGCAGCAGCTGGCAGACCTGAAGCTGGCATGATGATCATCAACAATGCCAAAGATCCAATGATCCCTCAGCTAGTTAAAAAAGGATATATTATCCGTACCCGTGCAGATTCTGATACACAGGAGGCGCGTCGCAATGACCGTTCTGCTTTTGATGCAGCATGTGCTTCAGGAGCCCAGATCATTACCACCGACTATTATTTAAAGAGTACTCATTTTAAATCTGACTATGCAGTGAGTTTTCAGGATGGTCAGTATTTCAGGGTGAACCCATTTTTCAAATGA
- a CDS encoding RNA polymerase sigma factor, which produces MASYKTLADYDLVALLKDGDKAAFTEIYNRYKGLLYIHAYNRLRDQQEADDVVHELFAALWVKKEQLVLKTHFSGYLYQAVRNRVIDIISHKKVASSYMTSLQHFINESEAITDHRVRENELTALIEKEIGELTPKMREVFELSRKDNLSHREIAVKLELSEKTVKKHVNNALKVLRSKLGIFVYLLYIAGY; this is translated from the coding sequence ATGGCCTCTTATAAAACTTTAGCTGATTACGATTTAGTTGCCCTTCTGAAGGATGGTGATAAAGCTGCTTTTACCGAAATATACAATCGATATAAGGGCTTATTGTATATCCATGCTTATAACCGGCTTAGGGATCAGCAGGAAGCGGATGATGTGGTTCATGAATTGTTTGCCGCGCTGTGGGTTAAAAAAGAACAACTGGTTTTAAAAACACATTTTTCGGGATATCTTTACCAGGCAGTCCGCAATCGCGTGATTGATATTATCTCTCACAAAAAAGTAGCCTCTTCTTACATGACCTCGCTTCAGCATTTTATAAATGAAAGCGAAGCGATCACAGACCACCGGGTCAGGGAAAATGAACTGACCGCTCTCATTGAAAAAGAAATTGGCGAATTAACGCCAAAGATGCGGGAAGTGTTTGAGTTAAGCAGAAAGGACAATCTTTCGCACCGGGAGATTGCAGTGAAGTTAGAGCTTTCTGAAAAGACAGTCAAAAAACATGTGAACAATGCGCTGAAAGTCCTCAGGAGCAAATTGGGAATCTTCGTTTATCTGCTGTACATCGCCGGTTATTAA
- a CDS encoding FecR family protein: MDAKELLEKYRSGNCTAAEKAIVETWYLKFEQETADPLTADELEQATDRIWAGLPVHEKPQRKLWPRIAGAAAVLLMLSAGLYFFNPVTHQPASLAQKEHTPQILPGGNKATLTLANGQEITLDGADNGQLAEQAGIIITKTKDGQLVYTVADQGARTGGERQTAMNTIATPKGGQYQVNLPDGTKVWLNAASSLRYPTVFTGTERRVSLTGEAYFEVAKVHPAKSFSVSSSTQTVEVLGTHFNINSYADEQAVKTSLLEGAVKVTAQTGTSGSVFLKPGQQAVLLGNQLNVNPGDTEEAIAWKNGMFSFKDADLQTVMRSVARWYDVEVSYEGNLPGRQFSGEIHRNINLSEVLDILSFFKVHFRIDGKKITVTK; the protein is encoded by the coding sequence ATGGACGCAAAAGAATTACTAGAGAAATATCGGTCAGGAAACTGTACAGCTGCCGAAAAGGCAATTGTAGAAACATGGTATCTGAAATTTGAACAGGAAACGGCTGATCCGCTGACCGCTGATGAATTGGAGCAGGCTACAGACCGGATCTGGGCTGGATTACCTGTTCATGAAAAACCTCAGCGTAAATTATGGCCTCGTATTGCAGGCGCTGCGGCAGTACTGCTGATGCTTTCTGCCGGTTTGTACTTTTTCAATCCTGTTACACACCAACCAGCTTCATTAGCCCAAAAAGAACATACACCACAAATTTTACCCGGAGGTAATAAGGCTACTTTAACACTGGCTAATGGCCAGGAAATCACTTTAGACGGAGCAGATAATGGTCAGCTTGCCGAACAGGCCGGAATTATTATTACGAAAACTAAAGATGGCCAGCTCGTTTATACTGTTGCTGATCAGGGAGCCCGCACTGGTGGTGAGCGCCAAACTGCGATGAACACGATTGCAACGCCTAAAGGCGGGCAATATCAAGTTAATTTACCTGATGGAACTAAAGTCTGGCTGAATGCAGCCTCATCTTTACGCTATCCTACGGTATTTACCGGCACTGAACGCCGGGTGAGTTTAACTGGTGAGGCTTATTTTGAAGTCGCAAAGGTACATCCGGCCAAATCTTTCAGTGTGAGCTCATCAACCCAGACTGTAGAAGTGTTGGGTACACATTTCAATATCAATTCTTATGCTGATGAGCAAGCTGTAAAAACCAGTTTACTGGAAGGAGCAGTTAAAGTAACTGCGCAGACAGGGACCAGCGGAAGCGTTTTCCTGAAACCCGGACAGCAAGCTGTTTTACTGGGGAATCAGCTGAATGTCAATCCTGGTGATACAGAAGAGGCGATTGCCTGGAAAAATGGAATGTTCAGCTTTAAAGATGCAGACCTGCAAACTGTAATGCGTTCGGTGGCCAGATGGTACGATGTAGAAGTAAGCTATGAAGGAAATCTTCCGGGAAGACAGTTTTCCGGAGAGATCCACCGGAATATAAACCTTTCAGAGGTACTGGATATCCTGAGCTTTTTTAAAGTGCATTTCAGAATTGACGGTAAGAAAATTACCGTGACTA